Within the Oncorhynchus masou masou isolate Uvic2021 unplaced genomic scaffold, UVic_Omas_1.1 unplaced_scaffold_3067, whole genome shotgun sequence genome, the region AGCGGAGGTCTTCTGgcgagaggtcagaggtcaggtctGTTAGGTCAGAGAGGCCGTCATCAGGGGAACGTTtgccggagagaggaggaggaggaggaaggtcaGTCTCTCTAGACCGCATGACCATCGCGGAACGCTCGGCCATCGCTAAGAAACCTGATGTCACcgtggagagaacagagagcgagTACACGCCGcccgctgagagagagagaccagcggAGAGctccaaggagagagagagaccagcatcaGCCCAGACTGGCAGGTCATCATCCAGGGAGAAGTCAGCCACCAGGGAACCGAAAGGAGAGAAGACCTCGTCCTCCATAGACAGACCTGCCTCTACAGGGGAGCGAGCGGCAGGGTCCCAGAGAGAGACTGTCGCTGAAGACAGAGCGGCAGCGGTGGTGAAGGAGGGTTCTGGTTCTGGGAAGACCAGAAAGATCAGCAGAAAGAGTTCTGAGCCCACGACCCACCACTCATCAGACCACTCTGTCACTTCAACTGGGTGAGTTGCCCTTTCGACCTCTGACCTTCCAACGGTTCTTTATTAGCCCGTGTTGTTAATCAACAATCATTGTGGTTTAACACTATCAGCGGTCTAGAGCTTTCTcctttagttaacactatcagcGTTCTAGAGCTTTCTcctttagttaacactatcagcGAACACTATCAGCGTTCTAGAGCTTTCTCCTTTAGTTTACACTCTCAGCGTTCTAGAGCTTTCTCCTTTAATTAACACTATCAGCGTTCTAGAGCTTTCTcctttagttaacactatcagcATTCTAGAGCTTTCTCCTTTAGGTAACACTATCAGCGTTCTAGAGCTTTCTCCTTTAGGTAACACTATCAGCGTTCTAGAGCTTTCTcctttagttaacactatcagcGTTCTAGAGCTTTCTCCTTTAGGTAACACTATCAGCGTTCTAGAGCTTTCTcctttagttaacactatcagcATTTCCCCTCTACTGTGAGAATTGTGATGGGGCCTCTGCACAGACAGTGAACGggtcagagctgcagtaggccggTAGCAGGTAGAGCCTTCACAGTAAACGGGTGGGGCCTTCACAGTAAACGGGTGGGGCCTTCACAGTAAACGGGTGGGGCCTTCGCAGTAAACGGGTGGGGCCTTCGCAGTAAACGGGTGGGGCCTTCGCAGTAAACGGGTGGGGCCTTCGCAGTAAACGGGTGGGGCCTTCGCAGTAAACGGGTGGGGCCTTCGCAGTAAACGGGTGGGGCCTTCGCAGTAAACGGGTGGGGCCTTCGCAGTGAACGGGTGGGGCCTTCGCAGTAACGGGTGGGGCCTTCGCAGTAAACGGGTGGGGCCTTCGCAGTAAACGGGTGGGGCCTTCGCAGTAAACGGGTGGGGCCTTCGCAGTAAACGGGTGGGGCCTTCGCAGTAAACGGGTGGGGCCTTCGCAGTGAACGGGTGGGGCCTTCACAGTAAACTGCCGCCGGAAGTTGCACAGTATTTTTCACAACATTCAAGTTTGAGCTCAGCTGACCTGAAAATTCTCAGTCCCGAAACAAATGAGGGAACATTGGTTAGAATGTTTTCTAacccctgatcctagatctgtctatataacatgggtataatggtttctaacccctggtcctagatctgtctATATAACATGGGTATAATGGTTTCTAACCCCTGAACCTAGATCTGTCTATATAACATGGTGTAATGGTTTCTAacccctgatcctagatctgtgtatATAACATGGGTGTAATGGTTTCTAacccctgatcctagatctgtctaTGGGTATAATGCTTCCTAGTTGATGTTCTCTCTAacccctgatcctagatctgtctatataacatgggtataatggtttctaacccctgatcctagatctgtctaTATAACATGGGTATAATGGTTTCTAACCCCTGATCCTAGATCTATCTATATATTACATGGGTATAATGGTTTCTAacccctgatcctagatctgtctaTATTACATGGGTATAATGGTTTCTAAcccctggtcctagatctgtctatgggtataatggtttctaacccctgatcctagatctgtgtatATAACGCTTCCTAGTTGATGTTCTCTCTAacccctgatcctagatctgtgtatATAACATGGTACAATGGTTTCTAAcccctggtcctagatctgtctATATAACATGGTACAATGGTTTCTAacccctgatcctagatctgtctatataacatgggtataatggtttctaacccctgatcctagatctgtctaTATAACATGGTGTAATGGTTTCTAacccctgatcctagatctgtgtatATAACATGGGTATAATGGTTTCTAAcccctggtcctagatctgtctATGGGTATAATGCTTCCTAGTTGATCTCTCTAACCCCTGATCTTGGATCTGTGTGTTCCAGCAGCAGCAGGTCTGAGCCGAGCCAGAGCCAGGGTGCTGTGTCAAAACCACGGGACCTCCAGACCCAAAGGAGACCCAGTCCCGTCCAGTTCCCCAGcccaggcagggagaggagggaccgTGGGACCGGAGGAGTCCTCATCCAGCCTCCACCCCGGtccaagtgggagagagaggaggaggaggaggaggaagaggagcagcaCTCAGCGTCCAGGGAGAATGGGGCGTTGGCGGTTTCCTCCTCTGTTCCCAGAGACGCTCTGAGGAGAGAAGTCTCACCAGCACCGCCTAGTGGCCAAGGCAGGGAGGTGCAGGGCAGTGTCTCTAAAACAGCCaacacagaggggaggagagggagggaggaagggactagaaggagggaggaaggcagaGGGCTTAAAAAGGGGCAGGTGAACTTTAGAAAACCAGCTAAGACCGAATCCAGAGGAGtgaaggaggaaggaagagggggagggagggatgagagtcGAGGGGCGGGGCCTGAGCCAAGGCGACAGCGCCTGTGTTCTGACCTGGGTAGAGAGACGGACGAGGCAGCCTTCGTCCCCGACTACAGCGAAGGGGAGGGGTCAGACGGGGAGCGAGGCAGTGGCCTGAGCCATAGCCCCTCTCACAACACCCAGAGCCCCGCCTCCCAGAGCCCCGGCGGCTCCCCTAGCAACCACAGCGGCTCCACGGCGAcagacaagaagaagaagaagaaacacaAGAAACATAAAAAACACAAGAAGCACAAGAAGCATTCTGCCGACGTTGAGCCTCCCGTcgaaggaaggaaggaacacaaacacaagaacaagaagaagaagcACAGGAAGAataaagaggaagagggaggaggagggaaggcagAGGAGAAGACTGGGCAGGAGTCAGCCACCATCTGAGACCCTGCTAGCTCCGTTAGCATCTAGCTCATGGTTACAACCTGAGTTTTTCTAGTTCATGCTAGCTCTTTTAGCATCTAGCTAAAGACTACAACTGAGACTGCTAGCTCATGCTAGCTCCGTTAGCATCTAGCTAATGGTTACAACCTGAGTTTGCTAGTTTATGCTAGCTCCGTTAGCATCTAGCTAATGGTTACAACCTGAGTTTGCTAGTTTATGCTAGCTCCGTTAGCGTCTAGCTAAAGAGTAAACCTGGACAAAACCTTCTTGTGGGATACTTTGTCAAATTCTTTTAAGTACTTAAGCTGAGCTGGATATAGTTTGTTTATCTATAATGGAACCACTGGAATAAGTGGAGCTCACCTCAGATATTtgtaagtattttgtgttttctgttAATGTGATGCTGTCTCCGATGCAGGTTCTCTGTGAATGTGTTTTTGTACAAAGATGATGCTGCATTATATTCAATTACCCTGATCTATGGCTATAAGGTATCTGAAACTCTGAAGAGTCCCAAATTTAACCCTgtacactatatagtacactacgtttgaccagagtcgTATGGGCCCTAGTCATTAGAGCCCTAGTCTAATGGGCCCTAGTTTTGCAGGACTCTGGTCGAAcgtagttcactgtaaagggaTTAGAGGTTAATTTGGGACACCTCCCTGATGTATAGTAGGTTATATCATCATGTTCATATGAACTGATCTGAAgccgggctgactgatctgaagccgggctgactgatctgaagccgggctgactgatctgaagccgggctgactgatctgaagccgggctgactgatctgaagccgggctgactgatctgaagccgggctgactgatctgaagcCGGGCGGACTGATCTGAAgccgggctgactgatctgaagccgggctgactgatctgaagccgggctgactgatctgaagccgggctgactgatctgaagccgggctgactgatctgaagccgggctgactgatctgaagcCGGGCGGACTGATCTGAAGCCGGGCGGACTGATCTGAAgccgggctgactgatctgaaggccgggctgactgatctgaagccgggctgactgatctgaagccgggctgactgatctgaaggccgggctgactgatctgaagcCGGGCTGACTGAATGGTGACTAGTGGAAGTTACTGTTATTAAACTTTTTTTTCCCCTTTAAACTTTCTGATTGTTGTCTTTTCATTTATAGTTTGGTGAATAAAACCTGTCTAATGTTTATTATCAGAATATCACAGTTCTTGTGTTCTATTGACTGACACATTTTTCACATGTTTAAATGGTTTATTTTCTAAACTCATAACACTTTGTAAAACCTGCTATCTTATGTTCAGAACCCTTTTGATCAGCCATTCATTGGAGTTCAACACTTCTCTCATTAACACAAAATCAATGTTATtgtggagcggcagggtagcctagtggttaagagcgttggactagtaaccggaaggttgcgagttcaaacccccgagctgacaaggtacaaatctgtcgttctgcccctgaacaggcagttaacccactgttcctaggccgtcattgaaaataagaatgtgttcttaactgacttgcctggttaaataaaggtaaaataaaaaacaccaTATGTACATTTAGCTTAGTAACCAATTCATAACAAGCTGGTTAGTCACCAATCCATAATGATAAGCTCACTGGTTAGTCACCAATCCATATTGATAAGATGGTTAGTCACCAATCCATATTGATAAGATGGTTAGTCACCAATCCATATTGATAAGATGGTTAGTCACCAATCCATAATGATAAGATGGTTAGTCACCAATCCATAATGATAAGCTGGTTAGTCACCAATCCGTATTGATAAGCTGGTTAGTCACCAATCCATAATGATAAGCTGGTTAGTCAACAATCCATATTGATAAGCTGGTTAGTCACCAATCCATATTGATAAGCTGGTTAGTCACCAATCCATAATGATAAGCTCACTGGTTAGTCACCAATCCATATTGATAAACTGGTTAGTCACCAATCCATAATGATAAGATGGTTAGTCACCAATCCATATTGATAAGCTGGTTAGTCACCAATCCATATTGATAAACTGGTTAGTCACCAATCCATAATGATAAGCTGGTTAGTCACCAATCCATATTGATGAGATGGTTAGTCACCAATCCATAATGATAAGCTGGTTCGTCACCAATCCATATTGATAAACTGGTTAGTCACCAATCCATATTGATAAACTGGTTAGTCACCAATCCATATTGATAAGCTGGTTAGTCACCAATCCATATTGATAAACTGGTTAGTCACCAATCCATATTGATAAGCTGGTTAGTCACCAATCGATAAAGGAATGTATATGTTTAAGGTAATGACTAaaatttaattaattaatgacATAATTACACAGCAACTTGTACTCAGAAGGAAGAGGCTGCTGCAGATTCTTAAAACACTTTATTATAAGAATTAATTATCAGGCTAatcggggtgtagattacagcattatatcaggctaatcggggtgtagattacagcattatatcaggctaatcagggtgtagattacagcattatatcaggctaataaaggtgtagattacagcattatatcaggctaatcagggtgtagattacagcattatatcaggctaatcggggtgtagattacagcattatatcagggtgtagattacagcattatatcaggctaataaaggtgtagattacagcattatatcaggctaatcagggtgtagattacagcattatatcagggtgtagattacagcattatatcaggctaatcagggtgtagattacagcattatatcagggtgtagattacagcattatatcaggctaatcagggtgtagattacagcattatatcaggctaataaaggtgtagattacagcattatatcaggctaatcagggtgtagattacagcattatatcaggctaataaaggtgtagattacagcattatatcagggtgtagattacagcattatatcaggctaataaaggtgtagattacagcattatatcaggctaatcagggtgtagattacagcattatatcaggctaatcggggtgtagattacagcattatatcaggctaatcggggtgtagattacagcattatatcaggctaataaaggtgtagattacagcattatatcaggctaataaagatgtagattacagcattatatcaggctaatcagggtgtagattacagcattatatcaggctaatcagggtgtagattacagcattatatcaggctaataaaggtgtagattacagcattatatcaggctaataaaggtgtagattacagcattatatcaggctaataaaggtgtagattacagcattatatcaggctaatcagggtgtagattacagcattatatcaggctaatcagggtgtagattacagcattatatcaggctaatcgggtgtagattacagcattatatcaggctaatcagggtgtagattacagcattatatcaggctaatcaggtgtagattacagcattatatcaggctaataaaggtgtagattacagcattatatcaggctaatcagggtgtagattacagcattatatcaggctaataaaggtgtagattacagcattatatcagggtgtagattacagcattatatcaggctaataaaggtgtagattacagcattatatcaggctaataaaggtgtagattacagcattatatcaggctaataaaggtgtagattacagcattatatcaggctaataaaggtgtagattacagcattatatcaggctaatcaaggtgtagattacagcattatatcaggctaatcggggtgtggattacagcattatatcaggctaataaaggtgtagattacagcattatatcagggtAATCAGGGTGtggattacagcattatatcaggctaataaaggtgtagattacagcattatatcaggctaataaaggtgtagattacagcattatatcagggtgtagattacagcattatatcaggctaataaaggtgtagattacagcattatatcaggctaataaaggtgtagattacagcattatatcaggctaatcggggtgtagattacagcattatatcagggtgtagattacagcattatatcagggtgtagattacagcattatatcagggtgtagattacagcattatatcaggctaataaaggtgtagattacagcattatatcagggtgtagattacagcattatatcaggctaataaaggtgtagattacagcattatatcaggctaatcggggtgtagattacagcattatatcaggctaataaaggtgtagattacagcattatatcaggctaatcggggtgtagattacagcattatatcaggctaataaaggtgtagattacagcattatatcaggctaatcggggtgtagattacagcattatatcaggctaataaaggtgtagattacagcattatatcaggctaattggggtgtagattacagcattatatcaggctaatcagggtgtagattacagcattatatcaggctaataaaggtgtagattacagcattatatcaggctaatcgggtgtagattacagcattatatcaggctaatcggtagattacagcattatatcaggctaataaaggtgtagattacagcattatatcaggctaatcagggtgtagattacagcattatatcaggctaatcagggtgtggattacagcattatatcaggctaatcggggtgtagattacagcattatatcaggctaatcggggtgtagattacagcattatatcaggctaatcagggtgtagattacagcattatatcagggtgtagattacagcattatatcaggctaatcggggtgtagattacagcattatatcaggctaatcggggtgtagattacagcattatatcaggctaataaaggtgtagattacagcattatatcagggtgtagattacaacattatatcagggtgtagattacagcattatatcaggctaatcagggtgtagattacagcattatatcagggtgtagattacaacattatatcagggtgtagattacagcattatatcaggctaatcagggtgtagattacagcattatatcaggctaataaaggtgtagattacagcattatatcaggctaataaaggtgtagattacagcattatatcaggctaataaaggtgtagattacagcattatatcaggctaataaaggtgtagattacagcattatatcaggctaatcggggtgtagattacagcattatatcaggctaataaaggtgtagattacagcattatatcaggctaataaaggtgtagattacagcattatatcaggctaatcagggtgtagattacagcattatatcaggctaatcggggtgtagattacagcattatatcaggctaataaaggtgtagattacagcattatatcagggtgtagattacagcattatatcaggctaatcagggtgtagattacagcattatatcaggctaataaaggtgtagattacagcattatatcaggctaatcggggtgtagattacagcattatatcagggtgtagattacagcattatatcaggctaatcagggtgtagattacagcattatatcaggctaataaaggtgtagattacagcattatatcaggctaatcagggtgtagattacagcattatatcaggctaatcggggtgtagattacagcattatatcaggctaatcagggtgtagattacagcattatatcaggctaataaaggtgtagattacagcattatatcagggtgtagattacagcattatgtcaggctaataaaggtgtagattacagcattttatcaggctaatcagggtgtagattacagcattatatcaggctaattggggtgtagattacagcattatatcaggctaatcagggtgtagattacagcattatatcaggctaataaaggtgtagattacagcattatatcaggctaataaaggtgtagattaccacattatatcaggctaatcagggtgtagattacagcattatatcggggtgtagattacagcattatatcaggctaataaaggtgtagattacagcattatgtcaggctaatcagggtgtagattacagcattatatcaggctaatcagggtgtagattacagcattatatcaggctaatcagggtgtagattacagcattatatcaggctaatcagggtgtagattacagcattatatcaggctaatcaaggtgtagattacagcattatatcaggctaatcagggtgtagattacagcattatatcaggctaatcaaggtgtagattacagcattatatcaggctaataaaggtgtagattacagcattatatcaggctaataaaggtgtagattacagcattatatcaggctaataaaggtgtagattacagcattatatcaggctaataaaggtgtagattacagcattatatcaggctaatcagggtgtagattacagcattatatcaggctaataaaggtgtagattacagcattatatcaggctaataaaggtgtagattacagcattatatcaggctaatcagggtgtagattacagcattatatcaggctaatcaggtgtagattacagcattatatcaggctaatcaggtgtagattacagcattatatcaggctaataaaggtgtagattacagcattatatcaggctaataaaggtgtagattacagcattatatcaggctaatcaggtgtagattacagcattatatcaggctaatcagggtgtagattacagcattatatcaggctaatcagggtgtagattacagcattatatcaggctaatcagggtgtagattacagcattatatcagggtgtagattacagcattatatcaggctaatcagggtgtggattacagcattatatcaggctaattggggtgtagattacagcattatatcaggctaatcagggtgtagattacagcattatatcaggctaatcagggtgtagattacagcattatatcaggctaataaaggtgtagattacagcattatatcaggctaattggggtgtagattacagcattatatcaggctaatcggggtgtagattacagcattatatcaggctaatcggggtgtagattacagcattatatcaggctaatcagggtgtagattacagcattatatcaggctaatcagggtgtagattacagcattatatcaggctaatcagggtgtagattacagcattatctTCTCTGAATGTGTGAACTTGTGCTTTTTGAAAGAGTAAAGTCTTGAAAAGCTCTTCTTGCAGTCAGAGCAGTGAtagggtttctctcctgtgtgtattcttcgGTGTGTCCCAAGATCGGCTCTATGTGCAAACTTCTGCCCACATTCAGAGCACTCGtacggtttctctccagtgtgaatcCGCATGTGTCCTTCCAGTGCCCTGGCAGAGGAGAGACTAGCACCGCACTGGGAGCAGCAGTGAGGTTTATCTTCTGTGTGTCTGACCTCATGTTCTTTCAGAGATCTGTTGTTAGTGAAACTCAGCTCGCACTTAGAGCAGTGGtatggcttttctcctgtgtgaatTTGCATGTGAATTTTCAGGTGATCGGACCGTCCAAATCTCCTCTGGCAAACATTGCAGCTGTGTGGTTTCTCACCtgtgtgaattctctggtgtttGTACAGGGCTGAATTAGTGGCAAAGCTTAATTTACAGTGGGAACAGTGGAAGGGtttctgtccagtgtgtgttcgctTATGCTGTTCTAGAGAATTAGATGATCCAAGCTTCTTACCGCACTGTGGGCATTGGTATCCTTTCTCTCCAGTGTGCACAATGTTATGTGACCAGAGCCCACTCTTAACAGCAAACCTCATCCCACACTCAGTACATTGGTGGGGCTTCTCACCAGTATGTCTTAGCTGGTGACATCTTAAAATACAAATCAGTCTGAAGCTTTTACCACAGTCAGCACAATGgtaaggtttctcccctgtgtgaatcCTCTGGTGTAGTCTGAGTAATTTAGAAGAGGAATAGCTTCCCCCGCACAGCTCACAGTGGtgaggcttttctcctgtgtgtattcgttTGTGTTCAAAGAGTGTTGAGGCTTGtttgaaactcttcccacactcaGAGCAGTGGAACGGTCTCTCTCCAGTGTGAATCCGCCAGTGAGCTTTTAAGCTTTGTGATGTAGCAAATCTCTTCCCGCAGTCAGAGCAACAGTGTGGTTTTTCGCCGGTGTGTTTTATTCTCTCGTGTATCCGTAAACCACTGGAGTATGTAAATCTCTGCCCACATTCTGAGCACTGGtacggtttctctccagtgtgaatcCGCATGTGTCCTTCCAGTGCCCTGGCAGAGGAGAGGCTAGctccacactgggagcagcagTGAGGTTTTTCTACTGAGTGTATGATCTGGTGTGACTTCAGATTGAATCTCTGAttgaatctcttcccacattgatcacagctataaggtttctctccagtatGAATTCTCTGGTGTTGTCTAAGGTTTGCTGAAGAGGTAaacctcttcccacagtcagagcagcagtgagatTTCTTCCTTGAGGGTCTCTGCTGTTGTTTCTCTTGGTGTTCTGATCTTGAGAGACTTTTCTCTGCCTCCTCATTATCATGATGTTGTTTAGCCTCCCCAGATGACAAGCCCCTTCTACTGAGAGAGCGACGGTTCGGACTGTCCCCTGTGAAGCAAAGACAGACAGTTATGGTTCCTTCATATCGAAGCCAGATTTAGCCCCAGCTTTTCTAGTAACCGAATTTAAGCATTTAAAATCTTCAATGTAAAATCGTATTAAATCTTCAAATTGTCAATGTATCCAAGGGTGTAGGGTTGTAATGATTCTACATCTTTTAAACAGATTGTATTTAGTGGTAATTAATGACATTCAGGGAGTGTCCCAAAATACATTTATATAAGAACATAAACCCACCGAGCACCGGTGTTTTCCTGCAGTCGACCAGCAGCACAGACAGCCTCTTCAGACCCAGCAGTAAGGTGATACCAGGAGAGGTACGACCCGGGGACTCCGGGAGGGGTAGGGGGGAGGAGGGTAGGGGggaggagggttggagggagagtGTTTCCTGTTAACCCaaaaagagaggaggagtgttGTCATATTGGTACAAAACAATAATGATCTAA harbors:
- the LOC135534148 gene encoding zinc finger protein 883-like, translated to MNQETLSLQPSSPLPSSPLPLPESPGRTSPGITLLLGLKRLSVLLVDCRKTPVLGDSPNRRSLSRRGLSSGEAKQHHDNEEAEKSLSRSEHQEKQQQRPSRKKSHCCSDCGKRFTSSANLRQHQRIHTGEKPYSCDQCGKRFNQRFNLKSHQIIHSVEKPHCCSQCGASLSSARALEGHMRIHTGEKPYQCSECGQRFTYSSGLRIHERIKHTGEKPHCCSDCGKRFATSQSLKAHWRIHTGERPFHCSECGKSFKQASTLFEHKRIHTGEKPHHCELCGGSYSSSKLLRLHQRIHTGEKPYHCADCGKSFRLICILRCHQLRHTGEKPHQCTECGMRFAVKSGLWSHNIVHTGEKGYQCPQCGKKLGSSNSLEQHKRTHTGQKPFHCSHCKLSFATNSALYKHQRIHTGEKPHSCNVCQRRFGRSDHLKIHMQIHTGEKPYHCSKCELSFTNNRSLKEHEVRHTEDKPHCCSQCGASLSSARALEGHMRIHTGEKPYECSECGQKFAHRADLGTHRRIHTGEKPYHCSDCKKSFSRLYSFKKHKFTHSEKIML
- the LOC135534147 gene encoding E3 ubiquitin-protein ligase RBBP6-like, with translation MDLGRGDGLLPTPGSSEAGRRESDRGSIWPLMGLQVKPFPQRRIKLNRDLGRNSSMARPEERPAPVANITTTITSTGERPAGPERGGAERDGATERVAVMVERRSSGERSEVRSVRSERPSSGERLPERGGGGGRSVSLDRMTIAERSAIAKKPDVTVERTESEYTPPAERERPAESSKERERPASAQTGRSSSREKSATREPKGEKTSSSIDRPASTGERAAGSQRETVAEDRAAAVVKEGSGSGKTRKISRKSSEPTTHHSSDHSVTSTGSSRSEPSQSQGAVSKPRDLQTQRRPSPVQFPSPGRERRDRGTGGVLIQPPPRSKWEREEEEEEEEEQHSASRENGALAVSSSVPRDALRREVSPAPPSGQGREVQGSVSKTANTEGRRGREEGTRRREEGRGLKKGQVNFRKPAKTESRGVKEEGRGGGRDESRGAGPEPRRQRLCSDLGRETDEAAFVPDYSEGEGSDGERGSGLSHSPSHNTQSPASQSPGGSPSNHSGSTATDKKKKKKHKKHKKHKKHKKHSADVEPPVEGRKEHKHKNKKKKHRKNKEEEGGGGKAEEKTGQESATI